GTTGAGGACGGCGCCGTGCAGGGCGAGGGTGACGGCGGCGGCCCGCTGCGGGGTGACGGGCAGTCCGGCGGCGCGCTGGGCCAGCTCGAAGCCGGTGAAGTCGGCGGCGGCGATCTGGTCGAGGATCGCCGACAGCCAGGCCTTGCGGGCCGCCTCGGCCTGCAGCTCCAGATAGGCGAGCATCCGTACCCGGCCCGGCCCGGCGACGTTCGCCAGCAGCCCCCGGAGCATGGCCACCAGGCCCTCGCGGTCGGTGGGGCCCGAACCGGCGGCCGTGAGCCGCGCCGTGATCTCGCGGTACTGCTCCACGCATCGCTCGGCCACCGCGCGCAGCAGGGCGTCCCGGGTCGGGAAGTAGTTCTTCGCGGTGCCCGGCGGCACCCCTGCCGCCGCGTCGACGGCCCGGTGCGTCAGGCCGCGTCCGCCCGTGTCGGCCAGCACCTCGATGGCCGAGTCGCGCAGTAGGTCCCGGCGGTCCTGATTCACCGTCAGTGCTCCTCGTTCCTCGGGGTCTTGCTCACACTACCGCAACCGTGGTACCACATCTGTGGTAGTTCGATGGCCAACGGGGCAGGACG
The Streptacidiphilus albus JL83 genome window above contains:
- a CDS encoding TetR/AcrR family transcriptional regulator, which encodes MNQDRRDLLRDSAIEVLADTGGRGLTHRAVDAAAGVPPGTAKNYFPTRDALLRAVAERCVEQYREITARLTAAGSGPTDREGLVAMLRGLLANVAGPGRVRMLAYLELQAEAARKAWLSAILDQIAAADFTGFELAQRAAGLPVTPQRAAAVTLALHGAVLNLLADGTSTLTAAGLDDPDRFVRNLLDAVYPEDAV